DNA sequence from the Anaerohalosphaeraceae bacterium genome:
TCCCCTTCAGGCCGTACAGAATCAGTTCCTGAAGACCTGCCGCATCGGGTCCGTAGGCTTCAAGTCGGTTGGCAATGCTGACAGCTTGTGCCTCCTGAAGCATTTCCTGACGACTGGAGGGGACCCGCCAGGCGGCCGGACCGGACAATGGTTCCGGCTTTTTGCCGGCTTTCCTGCAGGCCTCTTCGTAGAGGCGGCGGGCCTGAAGAATGATTGTGTCCGCCTTCTGAATCAGGTCTTCCAGCCGCAGAGGGTCAAAGTTGACATTGGTGACCGTGCTGAAAAGGGCTTCCACAGCAAATCGGTCGATTTCTTTGCTTCGGAGGCCGAGCTGTCCGGCGCGATGTGCATAATTAGCGATACCCTTGACGGCATAGACAAGCAGGTCTTGCAGGTCGGATGCCTCCGGGGTTTTGCCGCACACCCCCATTTTGGTGCATCCCGTTCCGCCGGCTGTTTGTTCACACTGATAACAGAACATTTGTATCTCCTTTCCTGAAATTGAGTTAAATTGTTCCATTTTTTATTTTTGACGAATCATCGTTAAAAGCATTTTGAAGGCGGTTTTTGCGTGAACAGCATGGGGGATTCCGGCAGGCATAATGACAATCTGGCCTTTTTCAGCAAGAACTGGTTGGCCGCCTATGGTTAATTCCGCTGTTCCATCGATAATTTGAACTACCGCATCATAGGGGGAGGTGTGTTCGCTCAATCGCTGCCCTTTATCGAAGGCAAAGAGGGTCAGCGAACCGACGGGCTTGTCCAGCAGGGTTTTGCTGACAATGGAATCGGAAGCATATTGAACCAGGTCATTGAGCGAAACGGCCCGGGCCTTGATTTCTTCCAGAATTTTGACGCTGCCGTCAGGGGTCATTGTTTATTCTCCTGTTTGATTTAGTCTTTTGTCCCGAATTTCTTCGAGGGTCGTGGTTTTCAGGGAAAGGAGGATATCGTCATGGATTTTTCCCAGTTTTTCTCGAAGTGGGCATCGTTCTTTCAGAGAGCAATGGAAGCGGCTGAAGAAGCAACGGTTCATATGGATGGGGCCCTGGATTGCTTCAATCACTTCCAGAAAGGTAATCTGACCGGGGGGACGAGCTAAGGTATACCCCCCCTTAGGTCCCATAATGGATACGGTAATTTTACAATCTTGAAGCTTTTGCAATAGTTTACATGTAATCGGATAGGGAATATGAAGTATATCGGAAAGGTGCCTTGCTGAAAGAACCCGCTGGCCGTTTGGGCCATTCACAAATTCTGACAGGATGCGAAGGGCGTAATCAGTATTTCTTTTAATTATATCCATTTTATATCTGTTGTTCCTTTTTATATATAAGACTATTATAGTCCTACTAAAAAAGAATGCAAATGTTTTTCAGAAAAAATGTAAAAAATGAGATTTTGAAACATTTACTTATAGGAAACCGTCTTATATAATGTCGGCTGCTCTTTGAAAGGATAATACAAGAAGCGGTCGAAAATCATATTTATACGATTCAATAATTGTCTCTTTATTGAAGTTTTTTATTATCCTTGACGTTGCATTGTTATTGAAAGTTTGAGTTTTTTCTCAAACGCATAGGAATGTAGAAAGCTGATTGTATTATCCTGAAAGGAGATACAGCTTTGATTAACTTCTCGTGTACAAAGTGCGGCCATGCT
Encoded proteins:
- a CDS encoding cupin domain-containing protein — protein: MTPDGSVKILEEIKARAVSLNDLVQYASDSIVSKTLLDKPVGSLTLFAFDKGQRLSEHTSPYDAVVQIIDGTAELTIGGQPVLAEKGQIVIMPAGIPHAVHAKTAFKMLLTMIRQK
- a CDS encoding Rrf2 family transcriptional regulator, coding for MDIIKRNTDYALRILSEFVNGPNGQRVLSARHLSDILHIPYPITCKLLQKLQDCKITVSIMGPKGGYTLARPPGQITFLEVIEAIQGPIHMNRCFFSRFHCSLKERCPLREKLGKIHDDILLSLKTTTLEEIRDKRLNQTGE